The following nucleotide sequence is from Phycisphaerae bacterium.
GGCGAGCCAATAGACCGTCGCATCGGGGTCGCTGCCGCGCATGGATTTGATGAGGGCGCTGGCGGCGTCGTAGTGTTCGTCGCCGGTGCCGTCGTAGACGATGGCTTTGCGCTGGATGGAGTCCCGGGCGGTTTCGAGAGTGATCGCGATGGCGGATTTCGGATTTCGGATTGCGGATTGATCGAGTTGGGAAAGGATCGCGACTTCGATGGCGGTGAGCGCGCGGCGGGCGTCGCCGTCGCTCGTGGTCGCGAGGAAGGCGAGGGCCTCGTCGGTGATCGTCGCCTTGAATTGCCCCATGCCGCGCTCTTCATCGGCAAGGGCGCGGCGCATCAGGGCCTTGAGATCATCCTCCAACAGTGGCTCGAACTGGAAGATCTGGCTCCGCGAGACGAGCGGGGAGTTGACGCTGAAAAACGGGTTCTCCGTCGTCGCGCCGACGAGAATGACAATGCCATCCTCGACGTCGCCGAGCAGCACGTCCTGCTGGGCGCGGTTGAAGCGGTGGATCTCGTCGAGGAAGAGGACGGTCCGCTGGTTGTCCTGCAACCGGTCGCGGGCACGGGCGAGGATGTCGCGGACCTCCTTGACGCCGATGGCGGCGGCGTTGACGGCCTCGAAGGCGGCCTTGGTTTGCAGGGCGATGATCTGGGCGAGCGTGGTCTTGCCGGTGCCGGGCGGGCCGTAGAAGATCGCGCTGGCGAGGCGATCGGCGTCGAGAAGACGGCGGAGGAGCTTGCCGGGGCCGAGGAAGTGCTGTTGACCGACGAACTCGTCGAGGGTGCGGGGCCGCATCCGCACAGCGAGGGGCTGGACGCGGGCGAGGGCGGCCTGGCGCTGGGATGCGAACAAGTCCATATCCCTGATGATAAGGATGCGGGGGTTACAAATCTTGTGGGAATGTGTAATGGCTGCGCGGCAATATGGACAATATGCTGTGGGCGAGTGGAATGTCGAATAGCGAATAGCGAATGGCGAATACCGAAAGAAGAAGCGTGCGGTTATGGCGGATGTGACGATTGACGAGGGGGCGGTGGGGTTGGTGGCGTCGCCCGCGCTGCGCGGGTCGATCCGGGAGTACACGGGCGAGATCGGGGCGCGCTTTGGGGCGAACCTGCTGGGGATGGTGCTGTACGGCCCCGTGCTGGAGTCCGGCTTCGATGAACGCCGAAGCGCCGCCACGAGCGCGGTCGTCCTGAAGCACGTTGAGCTCGAGTCACTGCGGCGGCTGGGGGAACAGGGGGCGCGATGGGGGCGACGGGGGATCGCCGCGCCGTTGGTCATGACGCCGGAGTTTATCGAGAGTTCCTGTGACAGCTTCCCGTTGGAATTGCTGGAGATCAAACAGAACCACGTGACGCTTACCGGCGAGGACCATTTCACGCCTCTGGAGCTGAAGGCCGAGCATGTGCGGTTGCAGTGCGAACGGGAGCTGAAGCGGATCAAGATGCGGATGCGCCAGGGGCTGTTGGCCGCAGCGGGTCGCGAAGCGGCGCTTGCCGAGCTGGAGGCGGACATCGGGCTGCACCTGGTGCGGACGCTGCGGGGAGTGCTGTGGCTCAAGGGGATGACGACGTATCTGCCCGCGCCAGAGGTGATCGGGAAATGCGCGGACTTGGCGGGACGGCCGCTGACGGGACTACAGACAGCGCTGGCGAGCGATGGACGACGAGGTTGGCAGGAGTTTGGCGCGTTGTATGAGGATGTGGAGGCGCTGGCGGGGATGGCGAACAAGGAGTGAATAGCGAATTGCGAAAAGGAAATAGCGAAAGAAGAGGCATGGGCGAGAATTCCCGTTCCGGGTTTTCGCTATTCGCTATTCGCTATTCGACATTTTGTCTGGCAGCGGCTTTGCTTCTCGGATCGGGTGTTGGCGTATTGGCCGACGAGACGCCCCGCACCGGCATCATCGATCGCGCGGGCGTGGTGGATGAATCGACTGAGGTCCGGATCAATTCGTGGCTGCTCGAATTGGAGAAGAAGACCGGGGCGCAGCTCAAGGTGCTGACGATCGATTCCCTGGAGGGCCGGGACATCCAGGATTATGCGATAGAAACGGCGAAGCGCTGGCAGCTTGGACAAAAGGAGGAAGACAACGGGACGCTGGTCGTCGTCGCTGTAAAAGACCGCAAATGGCGGATCGAGACCGGTGAGGGGATTGAAGACACGTTGCCGGACGCCTATTGCGACCACGTCGCGACGGATTATTTCCTGCCGAATTTTCGGCGCGGGGATTTTGGCAAGGGGATTCTGGATGGGACGGCGGTGCTGGCGCAAAAGATTGCGACGGATGCGAAGGTTCAATTAACAGGGGTGCCGGCTATTGGTTCACCAACGGGGCGGAAAAGCGATGGCACCATCGCGTCGTTCGTAGCCCTCGCCATCATTTTTGTTTTCATGATCATGGGTATGCTCAGCCGGAATGCGCGTGGGCGAGGGAATCGGGCGTGGGGCGGCGACTGGCTGACTTGGATGGTAATTGGAAACATGTTGGGCGGCGGGCGCCGGCGCGGCGGATCAAGCTGGGGCGGGTTTGGCGGATTCGGGGGAGGTGGATTCGGCGGTGGTGGAGGCTTCGGCGGGGGCGGCGGTGGTTCGTTTGGCGGCGGCGGCGCGGGGGGAAGTTGGTAAATCAGTGGTCGGTGGCTAGTGGTCAGTGCCACGGAGGAAACGATATGGGCGTTTGTGCGAAATGCGGCGACAACAATCCGGCGGGCGCGAAATATTGCGGCGCCTGCGGGGCAACACTTGTTAGCGGAGGTACCGGTATGAGTGCGTCTAAGGCGATTCTGGTTTTCCTGGTGGTCATCGTCGGCGCGGCGGTCATCGGCGGCGGCTGCGCGTACAGCGGCTATCGCAGCACGTACACGATGGATGAGTCGGTCAAGAAGGCGTGGGCGGACGTCGACGTCGTCCTCAAGCGGCGGTTCGACCTGATCCCCAATGTCGTGAACACGGTCAAAGGTTATGCGACGCATGAAAAGGATCTGCTGCAGGGCATCGCCGACTCGCGGAAGGCCTATACCGGCGCGGCGACCCGCGACGGCAAGATGAAGGCCAACAACGCGCTGGACAGCTTCGTCTCGCGGCTCCTGGTGATCCAGGAACGCTACCCGGACCTGAAGGCGAACGAAAACTTCCGCGCGCTGCAGGTCGAACTGGAAGGGACCGAGAACCGTATCGCCGAGATGCGCAAGCGCTATAACGACGCGGTGCGGGCACTCAATGGATATATCCGCGCGTTCCCGGGCTCGCTCTATGCGAGTTGGTCCGGCGTGAAGCCGGCGGAGTACTTCGAGGCGGGCGAAAGCGCGACGGCGGTGCCGGAGGTGAAGTTTTAGCGGGTGATGGAATGAAATGGTGCGACGTAGGGTTCTCGCACCTTCTATTATTGGAAACCCCGGAATCGCATTCCGGGGTTTTTTATTGTTGCGGGGTGCGTCGGTCGATAAGAGGGCGGCTGCATTTTTTCCGGAGGGCCGGTAATGACCGACACCGTCATCGAGACGATCGCTCTTAAATGCATTTGCGGGACGAACATGCGCGTGCGGGCCGCCGCGGCGGGCAAAAGGGCCAAGTGCCCCACGTGCGGCGCGATCCAGACGATTCCCGGTTCGGCCGCGGCGCCGATGCCGAATCCCGCGATGAGCGTGCAGTCGCCCCGTGACCTCAGTGATCTGGTTCCGCTTGAACCACCGCCGGGCGCGGCGATCGGCGAGGCGCGCTGCGCGGACGCGCCAGAGACGATGGCGACCGTGGTGACGTCGCTGGGGACGTTCGCGCTGGGGACCGTGCTCAGCGGTGTCGGCGCGGCGATCGGCGGGGTCGTCTGGTTCCTCGTTGTCTATTACGCGAACTTCGAGGTCGGCTATATCGCATGGGGCATCGGCGTCCTGGCCGGGCTCGGAATGGTGTTTGGACACAAGGCGCATACGACCAGGGCCGGCGTGACCGCGGCGGGGATGGCGGCGCTAGGCATCATCGGTGCGAAAGTGGCGATCTTCTTTTGCCTCTATACCGCCTTTCTGAATTCGATCACGCCGGCCGACGACAGCGGAATCAACGAGCAAAGAGAATTCGTGACGGGCATGACGGCGGAAAAGATCCTGGACGCACGCGGAATCACGGCCGACGAAAAGCGCGAAGCGCAGTGGGACTCGGTCTATGAGGAGGCGACGGAGCGTGTCCAGAAAATGGACGACGACGAAGTTCGGGAGAAGTGCAGGACGTACGGAGACGACCTCCGGGCGAGCATGGGAGGGAAGGAGTCCATGACCGCAGCGTTTGTCGAAAGCCAGTTCACCGCGTTCGACCTGCTCTGGTTCTTCCTCGCGATCGGATCGGCCTTCAAGATCGGCCGCGGGGCGACGGTCAAAGAGACTTGAGGCTTGAGGCCCGAGGCCTGAGTTTTCAGAGACCCCCGGATGGCGATCCGGGGGTTTCTTATTGGCGCGCACCGCGAGGATTCGCTAAAATGGCCTCCGCCAATCGAGCGGGAGGGCCGGTGATGTCCGACACAGCCAGTGAGACGATTGTTATCAAGTGCGGTTGCGGCACGAATATGCGTGTCCGCGCGAGCGCGGCGGGCAAGAAGGCCAAGTGCCTAAATGCGACGGGCCATGATTCACGATCTTTTTTCAATTGCGCAGTTTCTCGACTGAATTCCTTGTGGGTGATGAATCATCGCTTTCTTAGTCTTCGAGGACCGTCATGAGCAGGAAAGGCCAACGCGTGCTGGTGAGCCTCTTTGCGCTGGGAGCCGGCGCCGTATTTGTTTTATTCTTCAAGAACTGGACCTACGGTGACTTGCCCGTCCCCTGGATCGGCTACTTGATTATGGCGATCGGGGCATTGGGGCTGATAGGGGTCAACGTTTTCATCTGGGGACCGTTGGACAAGCGAAACGATGAGAACTAGGCCCTTGCCGGCAACTTGGCGGGGGCCGCTCTGATTCGCTAAAATGGGCTTCGCAACTCAGCGGGAGGGCCGGAGATGTCCGACACAGCCAGTGAGACGATCGTCATCAAATGCGGTTGCGGCACGAATATGCGAGTCCGCGCGAGCGCGGCGGGGAAGAAGGCCAAGTGCCCCAAGTGCGGCGGCGTAA
It contains:
- a CDS encoding TPM domain-containing protein, translated to MGENSRSGFSLFAIRYSTFCLAAALLLGSGVGVLADETPRTGIIDRAGVVDESTEVRINSWLLELEKKTGAQLKVLTIDSLEGRDIQDYAIETAKRWQLGQKEEDNGTLVVVAVKDRKWRIETGEGIEDTLPDAYCDHVATDYFLPNFRRGDFGKGILDGTAVLAQKIATDAKVQLTGVPAIGSPTGRKSDGTIASFVALAIIFVFMIMGMLSRNARGRGNRAWGGDWLTWMVIGNMLGGGRRRGGSSWGGFGGFGGGGFGGGGGFGGGGGGSFGGGGAGGSW
- a CDS encoding replication-associated recombination protein A; the protein is MDLFASQRQAALARVQPLAVRMRPRTLDEFVGQQHFLGPGKLLRRLLDADRLASAIFYGPPGTGKTTLAQIIALQTKAAFEAVNAAAIGVKEVRDILARARDRLQDNQRTVLFLDEIHRFNRAQQDVLLGDVEDGIVILVGATTENPFFSVNSPLVSRSQIFQFEPLLEDDLKALMRRALADEERGMGQFKATITDEALAFLATTSDGDARRALTAIEVAILSQLDQSAIRNPKSAIAITLETARDSIQRKAIVYDGTGDEHYDAASALIKSMRGSDPDATVYWLARMLEAGEDPRFIARRIAICAAEDVGNADPMALVLANAAVQTTIFVGLPECQLPLAQAAIYIACAPKSNASAMAIWNASKDVKEGRTIPVPRHLRDAHYKGAKKLGHGEGYQYAHDAPGGIAAQDYLGVEKTYYVPTDRGHEKQMGEYLEKFKQLRADAS
- a CDS encoding LemA family protein, whose amino-acid sequence is MSASKAILVFLVVIVGAAVIGGGCAYSGYRSTYTMDESVKKAWADVDVVLKRRFDLIPNVVNTVKGYATHEKDLLQGIADSRKAYTGAATRDGKMKANNALDSFVSRLLVIQERYPDLKANENFRALQVELEGTENRIAEMRKRYNDAVRALNGYIRAFPGSLYASWSGVKPAEYFEAGESATAVPEVKF